The following coding sequences lie in one Deltaproteobacteria bacterium genomic window:
- a CDS encoding ABC transporter substrate-binding protein, giving the protein MVRNRLLLAVGVISSFSASLPAGAAEQSALRKIRVAITSISGSMVPPWAANEAGIFKKYGLQVEVIATPSGIQGTNALIANEVSFLQIAGSTTTGAAVGGADLKIVATMTATLVLNLAVRPEIEKPEQLRGKSIGISRFGTSLHSGARLAAKHYGLEPGRDVNIVEIGAGDWIVGAMQGNRVQAGVFGYPVTSRAVKLGNRVMLHLPSLNIPYASTGVSTRGDIIRDDPDLVRRYLSAQIEAIALMKRDRPFAMKVLSKYLRTNDMDLLNESYDIQIAKYMQKTPLPTAEAVRSVLEELTDRNPKAKDLDPNKFFDDRFVRQLQAGDFIEALYR; this is encoded by the coding sequence GGCCGGTGCCGCCGAGCAATCTGCGCTGCGCAAAATTCGCGTCGCCATCACTTCCATCTCCGGCTCCATGGTTCCACCCTGGGCGGCGAACGAAGCCGGCATCTTCAAAAAATACGGTCTGCAAGTCGAAGTCATCGCCACGCCGAGCGGCATCCAAGGCACCAATGCGTTGATCGCCAACGAGGTTTCTTTTCTGCAGATCGCCGGCAGCACCACCACCGGCGCCGCCGTTGGCGGCGCCGATTTAAAAATCGTCGCGACCATGACCGCAACGTTGGTTTTGAACTTGGCGGTGCGGCCGGAAATAGAGAAGCCCGAACAGCTGCGCGGCAAGAGCATCGGCATCAGCCGCTTCGGAACGTCGCTCCACAGCGGCGCGCGCTTGGCGGCGAAACATTATGGTCTGGAACCGGGAAGAGACGTGAACATCGTCGAGATCGGCGCCGGCGATTGGATCGTCGGCGCCATGCAGGGAAATCGCGTGCAGGCCGGCGTGTTCGGCTATCCGGTCACCAGCCGGGCGGTCAAGCTCGGCAACCGCGTGATGCTGCATCTGCCGTCGCTCAACATTCCCTACGCCTCCACTGGCGTCTCCACCCGCGGCGACATCATCCGCGACGATCCAGATCTGGTGCGCCGCTATCTGTCGGCGCAGATCGAAGCGATCGCGCTGATGAAACGCGACCGGCCCTTCGCCATGAAAGTTTTGTCGAAGTACTTGCGCACCAACGATATGGACCTGCTCAATGAGTCCTACGATATTCAGATCGCCAAATACATGCAGAAAACGCCGCTGCCAACCGCTGAAGCTGTGCGATCAGTTCTTGAAGAACTGACAGACCGAAATCCCAAGGCCAAAGACCTCGACCCCAATAAATTCTTCGACGACCGCTTCGTGCGCCAGTTGCAGGCGGGA